A single window of Onychostoma macrolepis isolate SWU-2019 chromosome 16, ASM1243209v1, whole genome shotgun sequence DNA harbors:
- the LOC131522212 gene encoding zymogen granule membrane protein 16-like has product MLHLILVLSGVCTVGMTMPLPDYYSYSMAIGDGSGTEYSTAYDGRITGIRVWEHSNAYIRGIQLRYDGNWTSPVCSSSGNPMELSLRDNESIIQASGKYYSGYIYEIMFVTSQGRSLKVGQPTGNSFNLYPTNGGSELRFLSGRQNGNGITSIGAHWAVYFTGGNSVTA; this is encoded by the exons ATGTTGCATCTTATTCTGGTTCTCTCTGGAGTTTGTACAGTGGGCATGACCATGC CTTTACCGGATTACTACTCTTACTCCATGGCTATTGGAGATGGCAGTGGGACTGAATATTCCACTGCATATGATGGTCGCATCACTGGTATCAGAGTCTGGGAACACAGTAATGCGTACATTCGTGG AATCCAGCTCCGTTATGATGGTAACTGGACATCACCGGTTTGTTCAAGCAGTGGCAATCCAATGGAGTTGTCACTTCGTGACAATGAATCCATCATTCAGGCTTCTGGAAAATATTACAGTGGCTACATCTATGAGATTATGTTTGTAACTAGTCAAGGCCGCTCTTTAAAAGTGGGGCAGCCTACTGGAAACTCATTTAATTTGTACCCGACCAATGGAGGAAGTGAGCTACGTTTTCTCAGTGGTCGACAGAATGGAAATGGCATCACCTCCATTGGGGCTCACTGGGCTGTCTACTTCACCGGTGGCAACAGTGTAACAGCTTAA